From the genome of Bosea sp. Tri-49, one region includes:
- a CDS encoding DUF6111 family protein encodes MLRSLIEEFLLFVLPFCLFAGYLVIRRRNPFDVDHWSGHVFWLSVTGLVFGIASFIYAGSVAQRHTGAFVPPHVENGRLIPGYFEDRPKP; translated from the coding sequence ATGCTGCGCTCGCTGATCGAGGAGTTCCTGCTCTTCGTCCTGCCGTTCTGCCTGTTCGCGGGCTATCTCGTGATCCGGCGGCGCAATCCGTTCGATGTCGATCACTGGAGTGGGCATGTCTTCTGGCTTTCGGTGACCGGGCTGGTCTTCGGCATCGCTTCCTTCATCTATGCCGGCTCGGTGGCGCAGCGGCATACCGGCGCCTTTGTGCCGCCCCATGTCGAAAACGGCCGCCTGATCCCCGGCTATTTCGAAGACCGACCGAAGCCAT